TTGTGTAAGCAAATCAATCCTGTAAATTTggtttgaatgtgtacaacttggttTGTACCTAGTGTAAGAAAATCAATCCTGTAAATTTGGtttgaatgtatacaacttggTTTGTACCAAGTGTAAGAAAATCAATCctgtaaatttgatttgaatgtgtacaacttggttTGTACCTAGTGTAAGAAAATCAATCCTGTAAATTTGGTctgaatgtgtacaacttggttTGTACCTAGTGTAAGAAAATCAATCCTGTAAATTTGGTTTGAATGCATACAACTTGGTTTGTACCTAGTTTAAGAAAATCAATCCTGTAAATTTggtttgaatgtgtacaacttggttTGTACCTAGTGTAAGACAAACAATCCTGTATATTTGGTTTTAATGCATACAACTTGggttgtacatgttgtattgtacGTGATATACACTTATAACATATTGTATAGGTAATACgtatattacacacatattgtaaatgtatgttgtGACATGTGATGGACAGATATCAATATCTGAACATCTCTCCTTTAGCACTCCTTGTCTACTTGTATTGATTTGTGATTTGGTTTGTTGCTTTAAAGCCAAGCCTGTAAATTAATGAACTTTACTCTCACCATATCTTGCAACTGCTTCATTTTGACAGGATTTGTGAGAAGGTCCTTTTTACTCTGTTCTTCACGTTTcctgaaataaatgtaaactcTATTAATCCATGGCATTAACTTAAGAGTAACCATAAATGTAGAACAACAAACTTGCCCTTCTCATCCTATAGGTTGGCACAGGGAAGCCTTATTTTGTTGACCAAAATTTACCCTCACGACCTCCTGCAGTCCAATACCAAAAACATGATTGCATACCTGTAAGCAAATCATATGGAAATGAAGGCATAAATGTTCCCCACACACAAAATTAtgtgatttttatggaaatttgccactTTCGCTCACTTCGCTTgtgaaagtacaaccacagagaacactgcaagcgcTAGGTCAAATACCTCAAGCATGCTGCTACATTTGCACTCATGTGGCATGGGATTTGTCATAGTATACTTCAGTATGAAGAATCACAGATACCTTtcaatatgcagcaaaaatgaCACCCATAATACTCATATCAACTCAGCTTATGCCACTTTAAATgtcaaacaacaacataatacAGAGGctaacatttacatataaagtGATGTAAGGGTTTAATACTCAACACagtaaaaaatgataaaaatgcaCTCACTTGATAGCAAACAATGGATCCTCTCTGACCTTTACAGCCATGTCAACAGCTAAGTTGACACTGGAGTTATCAAAGATTGCACCAACACTATTGGATGCACCATCTTGTGTTGAACTTTCAGTCTTTCCACTGTCTACATCTAGGATGGCTTTGTCCACAGGTTTACCTAGAAGATAGTCTTCTCTGTTGACAGCACCCCCTAGACCCTGGTACATCCAGTCAAGTTTGTCTTTCTGTTTACTGTTGAAAAACAATTCattcataaatgtatatagtaATAGTCTACAGTGTTTTTACAAACATTTATGAAACCCACAGTGACACAAAGGGGTGATCTGGTAAAATGGCATAGTTTCCCACACATTGTAAATAATTCAATGATtttaataatgttggtttttatatggCGCTTTTCCATTTTGTGCtcaattacaattattaccctggcacagatctatagcaccaacacaacacaacacaacagccATTAACTTCCATTAACTTCCTCAACTACCTGGGGTGCATGCAATCCATTGTATTAAACTTATAagcattgcaacctctatcctaccaggtccacATTTATACAGGTTGCTGGTTTGAGCCCTGTTGCTGcctttgtttctgaatggctaaagtcatcgggcaagatttgaaccatgattgtgtatattccaatctggccactctaaccatttgcccatcatgactccactatgtctctgtctctgtctctgtctctgtctctctgtctctctgtctctctgtctctctctctctctctctctctctctctctctctctctctctctctctctctctctctctctctctctctctctctctctctctctctctctcatttttacAATATAAGTATTCATACCTTTCTAATATCTAATAAGTCATTGGGTGATTTATACTTTGATTCAACATGTATCATATTGCTAATACAGTGGAtgcagtatttttgttaaggtCTGTATACCCTAATAATTAGAATGGGAGAATCAGATAAAAGTTGTCATAGTTAAatctcatacatgtacaattcacCATATATTTGAAGAGTATCTTGGTAAAGTGACAGGGGTACTCAGGTAGTTTTTATCTACTTTCTGTCCttagcaatctgattaaaatctgatgtggtgaaagtggctagatgtctttatttacctctatttgcatcgttttgtgtttgtttttttccggGTGATTGtcaccttcccacatctgatCCTGTGCAatagaaaatcttgtttgaatctcaaggatcttgaaaggtttcttcaaccaatcaCCACACttctttctttcaaaatcagtcgGAGAGATGGTGCCGCCACTGACGAGACATGTCGTCACCACAATCCtccatgtgtatgtttgtttcattcaatttctccagtgtgtGTAGCTGCCTATGTAACgctcatcctgattggctactcaaaaGTGCGAGATTCAAACAAGAATTTCTATTACAAAGGGTCAGATTATGCCCTGCAGTATGCATGTCATAAAAAAACTATATTTCGCATGTTCTCCATCAAACTTACCCCACAGCGCCAGTATCTACAGCAAATCTTTGCATTTCTTCTCTGGCTCTTTCATCTTGCAGCTCTTTCTGAAGTTCCtcaatttttctttgttcagatGCAtggttttcttcttttttccaCACCCGCTCTATGTTTCGCATAGTCTGCGGGTGCCAACTTTTTTTCATATTCTGcaaatgtcaatatttgataGATTGTAACCTTACTGTTCACACAATCTCAGAAACAGTATGTCACTAAGTTACTAAGCCCCCCCCCCTAAGATTCATACTGAAACTGTGAAAGCTGAGCCCATTGATGCCATCATGATATCCCCCCCTTTACTACAACTTATCAGTAATAATATTTTCTAGCTCTCTGTTTACTGCAATGATAACAGTGGTGTGAAATGGTAATTTAATATTGTGAGTGAATGCATAACTGTTTGTGGAAGATAGAAATAATTAGTTCTTACCAGATCACCTCCTCCCATGGTTGCAGTTTACACTTTCCACACGATGTCTAGGCTAACGTTATCGTAATTTCGACGTTGGTTTCCACCGGATTAGACAGTGTGAATTCGAGTTTTTAGTCTTGACCTAAACGACGTTCGGTCTTTCCCCTCCGACCAGGATCAACCAAAATGTAATTCAGTTCTAATAATACACAACAGACGACGATCTTTGCACGATTTATTTAGGAAGTACATAAGCGCACAACAAATGATGACGTGAGCAATACGTGTACATGACGATGGGGCAAAGGTCATGGGTGATGCCATTCTCAAAATGGAAGGTGCAGCAACTTTATGACTATATCATCATGGTATTCTTTCGTTAAAAAGTAGAACAGgccataacaacacacacagatTAACCATGTTTAATAACATAAGGTTTCAATCAACCAATAACATTGACCCTAAAATAATGCTTACATGGGCATCATTAAGACTTGAACAAccataaaatgtaaacaacatCACGTGATTAGAATAGAAACCCTAGTCCACAGGCGAGGGTTGATGAGCTGCAGTACGTGTAACCAGTAACCTGGTGCTACATTCATTAATTTCTTGcaattttttctgaaattgaCTCTATTTCAATATGTCGTCAACTCAAGAGGACACACCTGAACTAAAAGGAGGGCGTGCCCCGGCAGGTGAGTTTTAAGTAACGACTGGAGCTCTCTAGGAGACAATTCAAGTTTCAACAACAGGCGTGGTGAAAGACACATGTGCATGACGCCATATGATTATGAATGTGACTGAAAATGGTCGAAACAGAAATGATATAACAACTTTACACTTTTTTGATTTCTGTCACATATTTGTTAGTTATATTTACAGCCAACTTAGTCCATCGAATGGTCAATAATCTCTCATGCTTTCGGGAAAAACACAACAGAGATGTGGTTGTCATGATATGGTGTCTTGCAGTATACCAATGTAACAGCTGGTCTTTTCCTGTGTAGTTTTCAGGGTCGTACGAcacaaaaattataattttagtACGGTCACCCTTCACTATCTCGAATGGTTACATCTGGAATATTACACAGTCTAGTATCATGCTTAATCTTACGTCGCTGACCTTGAAAGTTTTTTGTGGACTTTAGATGAAAATATTAGttgttattatgaaaataatcGCAAATTAATTTGGCCACAAAAAATGCTGACTAAACAATACGTGGCATAGTGCGTGGACCTTGGTCATAGGTGATGATGCAATGTATGTCCttctattgaaaaaaaaatagacaattTAGTCAACATATTGAACTTCAAGGTCACAGTGAGGTCAAGTGATTGAGTGACATTCAGAACTGAagtacattttatcttacaagCATTTTATTACCACTTAATTAGTGGCATTTTGAAGTGgaaaataaacatgtaaataaagtaaaccAATTTACATGTAGACAACAATATATGTCATGGTGTTTCTAAACTAGTGTAGACTTTGGTTTTAAAGTTGACACAGACAAAAATGAAAGTGAGATCTTATAGTTATagttacaaattcaaaattttcaatATGACAAATTCTGTTTCTTCATGATATCCAGTGTTCCCCTAGAATTCCCTAAAGAAGAGAGATCATAAACCAGTaacatgtaccatatttggaaagtAAGTGAGATCAAAAAGGAAATAATTAGTTCTGTTGGCCATTTTAATGCcatattttgcataaaatgacGAGGCTTGAGCCGATTGTTTTTGAATTCAAGACGGTGCTCTGATCCAAAGGGCTTGGCACCCTCCCTTGTTTGTTCAAGGTACTGATCTATCTGCACTTGTTAATATTAAAACTGTTTGTGTCTATGATGATATCTAACTACATGTGTGTTATCTGTCAATAGTTAAAGCTGGTGGGATGAGGATAACACAAAGTAAACATGCACATCCTGAGAAACCTGAGAAACTAACAAAAGAAGAAGTAGAAGAATATGCTGAATCTACAAGGTAATAATCTATCTTAACCATCAATGTAACATAGTCTATATTAAGTCTATCTTAACCACCAAGGTAACATAGTCTGTATTAAGTCTATCTTAACCATCAAGGTAACATAGTCTATATTAAGTCTATCTTAACCATCAAGGTAACATAGTCTATCTTAAGTCTATCTTAACCATCAAGGTAACATAGTCTGTAttgtaagtttatttcaaaatagCACTGAAACAATTCTAAACTTGTACATCTCAAGAGCCATATATGTTATGTCTGAAAGCACAGTTTGGCGTGCTCACAAAATAATGGCACATACAATTTGAAACTATGTGGCATTTACAAGATTGTAACCTCTTTGTTATAATGGATTCTAACTTTAGAAGAAACACCCTAGTAGTAGATTTATCATTAATTTGAAATTCTGTCATTCTTGCCAGGAATTAGAAATTATGCTGTAACCTTAATCcaataaaatgactgggaaTTACGTACAATAACTTCCTAAGCAAAACTTCTCAGGCAATTGAAATAAGCTGTAAACCCATTGCTATCCCTAACTAGACCCTATCTCTAATGCCCTAACATGATAAAAACCATGCTTATATTGTCAGTCCACTGTTCAACATACTTACCAAAACTTATGTCAATTAAGTGTTAATTACTGACATGATCTAattatatgtttttatttgttatttctaGTCCTCCAAAACCCACCATTGTGGTAGCAGGCACAGTAACAAAAGGAGACAAGGACTTTCCACCAGAAGCTGTTAAAGTTATGCATGAAAAACCTGTGCCTAAACATGACAATCGAAATCCACAAATGGTACATGGTGTTAAAATTCAACAACCACGCAAACAATAGGCTGTGTCATTGACAAGTTACTTTAAGAGCACTGCAGACACAAGATATTTTATGTTGTTGAGAAAAATGATGCCAAACTATATTGTAATGCCATAacttttaattgtcaaaattgTTGCCAAAAGTGAAATTAAGTCTACTCCTGCAATCATAAAATACAGAACTGAACAAATATAAAAGGGACAAcatacaatttgaaaaaaagaaaccaaactgatacaaaatatgacatcttcaatgaaaacaaaaagttattcattttattgtagTTGATGCACATCAGTAGTTGTCAACAGCCAACCTAAAAGACTCTGATATTTATGATGTTATACCATTTGATAATTAATTGATAACATACACTTCTGGTAGTTAGAAATGAACAACAGCCATAGACAAAGAGAGGGAGAAGAGTGAGGGGATGCCAACCAGCCATAGACAAAGGGAGGGTTAAAATGTGAGGGGATGCCAACTAGCCATAGACAAAGGGAGGGTTAGAATGTGAGGGGATGTCAACTAGCCATAGACAAAGGGAGGGTTAGAATGTGAGGGGATGTCAACTAGCCATAGACAAAGGGAGGGTTAGAATGTAAGGGGATGTCAACTAGCCATAGACAAAGGGAGGGTTGAAATGTGAGGGGATTGTCAAACAGCCATAGCTAATGGGAGGGTTGAAATGTGAGAGGATTGTCAAACAGCCATAGACAAAGGGAGGGTTAAAATAGGAGATGAAGATAATCCAAAATctgttttacaaaatattctatGTTTCTGTAAATGAGATAGTTGCAGCAATAATTGTTCCACCAGATTTTATGCAACAATAaagtatattatggtatacatCTTCAGGAATTTTACACTGAAATATCTTCCTCTAGGCAAAAGTCAAACTTGTATTCAGCCGTTTCCTTTGGTAACAGTATCCatatattttagatctgtgaTGTTACAATATATCTTTAGATCtgtgatgttacaatgtatcattaGATCTGTGATGTTACAATATATCTTTAGATCtgtgatgttacaatgtatctTTAGATCTGTGATGTTACAATATATCTTTAGATCtgtgatgttacaatgtatctTTAGATCTGTGATGTTACAATATATCTTTAGATCTGTGATGTTACAATATATCTTTAGATCTGTGATTTTATAACGTATCTTTTCTCCCAACAACATGAAATCTTGTTTTCCACTCttgaaacatttcatttttaaatgattttatgTTATTCtgaaatgttgatgtatgtTGCTAAGTGCATTGTTTTCAATTGTCTGCTTGAAGTATTATAATATTAGATTAGATAAATACTACTCAAATAATAGACTGGAATGATGTCAAAGAAATGAGATCTAGATGCAGAAATCTGTGTACTCTATCACTTTCTCAAATTAAGATTACAAGTTATGTAATTATCTGAACCTTCAATTTATAAATactgtttatttctttgttcTAACTTCATTGCCAGATGCAGGCTAATTTTGACATTCATTTCATTCGTTAATATTCTCAGATCATGTGATGTACTCAGTCttttgtcttacatttacaaaatggaaACAATTATCTCCTAGattgaaaacacacacatataagaAATCTGATTGGTTATCATTTATGAAAGTGTCTAGTAAAGGAAATCTGATTGGTTATCATTTATGGAAGATTCTAGTAAATGAAATCTGATTGGTTATCATTTATGGAAGATTCTACTAAAAAGGTGAAGTAGGTCAAAAGAGAAATATGGAATAGTTCATCAATGATAAGGAATTTTGATGGCCTGGCATCAATGATGTCCTgttctataggatggaaagacATGGAATGTCTGGAAATGAGTATAGGGTGAAGGAATCACGGAATCATGGAAtcatttcatggaaaatgttaTTAGTAATTTGACTGGATTACTGTATTTTTATAGATGATATTTTAAAACTGATATCTATCTGTGTCACAAAACAATTATACAAGGATTTACAAAAACATAGTTACAACTCCCAAGAATATCTAAAAGATAATTTAAGGCTCTTTAAATTTAAGCTGAAAGACAGGAATTCAATCCATGAATCTCCTTAAATAAGATGGCATCTTGGTTGGAAATGTTCATAAATGTTGTATGTGGAGAATTGCATACAGTTTGATTTTATGACAAAGCCTACAACCCCTAGAATATGCACATCCTTAGTGATTAAATATGATGAAACAATCAGGTTGAAATATGATTAAGGTATCAAAAACAAAAGTGTGCAAGATTATACCATTCTTGGGGcaatgtgaagctattacaaggttgctGCTGATtggaaaacatatatatatatatatatactttatcaTTCATTAACAATACAGTTAACAGATGTGCttgtttgctttgttttctaaccaatcagaaggAACCTTGTTAAGTGCTTCACATTATCTGCCATTAGTACACCATGTCGTGTTACTTATGGTAATTATTCTATATCATTTCTAACATTCCATTATAAACCTTCTATGATGCTGATAGCCAATGAAAATTTTGGTTTATAATAATAGGTAGATATAGTTTAAGTCAAAATTAAGTTTGGATAGCTGGAAGCTttctaatttttcaaactgtgaAATAGATAATTGTAAAATCCATTTAGGATTTACACATCTGTGTATACTATAAATGATtactgtaatttgcatattgaggAAAGTatacctgttttttttttttgttaatttattaACATTGATGGATTGATCTTGGTAAATTTTTGGAACTGAATCATGATCAAATTGTACGTACATGATTTACAGGTAAATGTGTTGAAGAAAAACTATAACTCAATGTGCTTGGTTTTCAGTGAACTTTACTGTTAAAGAAAAAACTAACAGGAAGTGGACTATATACTTTTAATAAGCAATGGAGATTGTCAGATTGAAAATAAAGGAATTTCATGATAGATTTTGGGGATATCATGTTTGTCATAATGTTACAAACATTGAAAACTTGCAATAAGTTTTTAGTGGTTGATCGGATAACAGCCATGGAAAACAGTAATTATTTTTATGGATTGCTCAGATAACAGTCATGTAAAACTGTAATTATTTATGTAGTCAGTTTGGAAAAAAATCCACTGAAGATTGGAATTATTTAAGAGAACAACATAATGCCAAACTAAAATAACTTGATATTGCCAACTGCTTGAATAAAGGTGTGGTGATtctatgatatattttacagtgAACTGAAAAAGGTAAAtttatgtcaaatatttcaGATCGTGCTAGCTCTCAAAACCTTAAAATACAGATATGATTTGCCACATTTAGTATAActtctattttatttttctattgtaCTGTGAGCTTCACTCAATGCAAAGTGGTCGACACACAATGAGTACAATTcataatgatgtcattacattctttaaaaaaataaaattactagtatttaaatttcTCTAATTGTTAAAACTGTAGTGGATGAACTTTAAGTTCTGTTGGTCTGTATGACAATAAAATGTCTGAGAAGTGCAAAACGTTGTtgtgtgatgtctgtctgttctATACCATGATAATATTCTTATTAGACATAAGGTTGTTGATGTACAAGCTGATTCAGCCAACTTTGATAGTTAACTTGGCAagtttaaaatataaaaatttgttttttacttgtttgctatcaatacaaacactattattttgtacatcgaaaaaaaattgatgtgcCAGTGGAAGCTGTGACACATATAACTTTGCAGTTCttgtttgccccccccccccccataagattTCATAACCTACACCTTATGCCAGACAAATACTGGTATATGTtagaatagaaaataaataattttacatcatggcaacacatgtctttgtcatttgttcttctatttatgaaaaatatagtcACAATGttcaaaaacattattttgtttttctggtATGTTTTAGTGAATTGTACATTTTAGAACTAGTTCATTTTGGTAGCCCCAAATAGGCAATGCTTGAATGGGGGGTGGGGCTACAGGAATGACCCATGCCACCAAAATTTGTCTTTGAACCATAGTGCAGAACTTGAATACACAGAGACTCTCCAAGTATTTACACCCAAAATATCAGAAGTAAGGTGTCTTTTTatacctttgaccttgactatcATATTGTCATCAAGGTCAAATGGAAACTTGCTCCATATCTTTGTACCAGAGACACAGTTTAAATGTCTGTACTATGTTTCTAGAAGTAAGCTTTCAAGTTAAACAAATTATAAGCTTTCACTTTGCTCTTCATGCTTAGTGTCAATTAGAATATTGCTAAATAACTGAAAGTTTTATACCTAGAGACACTGTTTAAGTGTGTACACCCACAGTGTTAAAGGTATTTAGACAGTTACTTTTGATGTTGACCTTGATCttcttatattttatattaaggggagagaaatattttatttaggggatggatgcactttatatcAAGGGgcgagaaatattttatttaggagATGGctgtactttacatttaggggatataaatattttatttaggggatggatgcactttatatcAGGGGgcgagaaatattttatttaggagATGGctgtactttacatttaggggatataaatattttatttaggggatggatgtactttacatttaggggatagaaatattttatttaggggatagatgtacttttttatttaggggatagaaatattttatttaggggatggatgtactttatattaaggggagagaaatattttatttaggggatggatgtactttttattcaGGGGATTGatgcactttatatttaggggagagaaatattttatttaggggatggacgTACTTTATATTAACAGGagagatatttttttatttaggggatggatgtactttatattaaggagagagaaatatcttatttaggggatggatgtactttatattaaggggagagaaatatctTATTTgagggatggatgtactttatattaaggggagagaaatattttatttaggggatggatgtactttatattaaggggagagaaatattttatttgagggatggatgtacttttttatttaggggatggatgtactttttattatagtatatagtagtatagtatagtctttCTTTATTCCAATAACGGAACATACCTCCATTTATCCCCGGAGGAgggttacataaatacataagaaCGAATAAAGGAGGTCACATgagccaaaatcacaaaacagctgagaaatatatataatttatataaaagactacaatgcaaacaaaaaagGAGATCAAATACTgtttattaaggggagagaaatattttatttaggggatggacatactttgtattttggggatggatgtactttttatttaggagATGGGTggactttttatttaggggatggatgtactttgtattaaggggagagaattatttttatttagggaatgggtgtactttttattatggggagagaaatattttatttagggaatggatgtactatatattaaggggagagaaatattttatttgtcagtGACAAAAGGAAAGTATTCCTCTCCTGTGTCATCTACACAGACTAGCTGCTTTTGCATTAAAATGGCAATAGTGTATAAAAATGGATTTCACTTGATACATATCTACATTACAAAGCTAATTTTGAAGAATAGTGTTCTTCTCTGtgtgaacatgtacatgtgtatccacgggagcccaggaaccaaacaaacaaaaaacaaatatacacgggtaaatgaaatatcattttaaactcatggataactatttataacatgtatatatgcatagatgggTCTGTATACTATTGGAATAAAATACTACATGTTTCTCtaattatactatatatacaaaaacaacatagaaacataaagtatattatttcattagTATTCAGGCCCgtctatgcatatatacatgtttataaatagttgtctatgagtttaaaatgatatttcatttacccatgcatatttgtttctttgttcatttatttatttatttatttatttatttatttatttatttgtaacacggttcctgggctccctgtggtGTATGGTTAGGTGTGTTTGGCGTGGTGTGGTGCAATGCGATGTGCTGTGGTTTGGCGTGGTGTGATGTAGTGTgctgtggtgtggtatggtgtgaTGTGGCTTGGTGTGATGTGGTATGTTGTGATGTGGTGCGGTGTGATGTGGTATGGTGTGATGGGGTGTGCTGTgctgtggtgtgatgtgatgtgctgtgctgtggtgtggtgtggtgtgatgggGTAtgctgtggtgtggtgtgttgtgaagtatgtggtgtgatgtggtgtgttgTGGTGTTGTGAAgtatgtggtgtgatgtggtgtggtatgaAGTGGTGTGATGtgctgtggtgtggtgtggtgtgatgggGTGTGCTGTGGTGTGGTGCGTTGTGAAgtatgtggtgtggtgtggtgtggtgtgaagtggtgtgatgtggtgtggtgtgaagtggtatggtgtgatgtggtgtgctGTGGtttggtgtggtgtgatgtagTATGGTGTGgcgtgatgtggtgtggtgtgaagTGGTGTGGTAATGTGAGGGGGATGATGGAAGAACGATCAATAAAATCAATAAGAGTGGATAATGTACAGATGAACGCTCTTTAATGTTTCATTCTGATTGGAGAAAGTTTTCTTACGTTTCTGTCCTAGTAAGGGGTGATATTTCACttgtaaacataattatttcTCTTGAAAAGTTTAAGTCGATTTTGTGCGATTTCTAACCAGAAGAAACCGACCTGTCTGCTGTCTGTGGACACAGTATATCAGAAAACTACTTCATTAATGGTAATGATagttgctacacatcttccttatgataatggcaagaactggataggttttgataaacatcccatgaatattaaaaatgatttatttgtataattaacagttttcagtaattataaacatcttcaaatttacatacatggaTAATAAAGTGCATGTACATTAGGgaaccttcagtatttacagggggggggggggctagattgtgtatgattataagagaaaggtaactagccagtcttttactgttgtcactttatatgtagacttctaatacagagtcaaaatcatacatataatgggaatattgattaacgttcagtatatgcaattgtcatggggagggtcatgttttacaaaatgggacaaaggggagggtcactttttacaaatggagaatgaggggagggtcatgttttacttaacagaccatgtgtgatttcctctcgccctcccccttgtaaatactgaaggctcccttataaagcttacagatgagtcatttgcataattgatgatttttcaTAATCGGGCAAAAGAATGTAAGCTACAGATTTCAGTCATACATTGATGATGACACAGCATATGTGTCCTACAAATCTTGTTGGTGTAGCATTtgattttaatgagtaatttgcaatttgcataattaaagacCTTTTGAT
Above is a genomic segment from Glandiceps talaboti chromosome 20, keGlaTala1.1, whole genome shotgun sequence containing:
- the LOC144450518 gene encoding death-associated protein 1-like: MSSTQEDTPELKGGRAPAVKAGGMRITQSKHAHPEKPEKLTKEEVEEYAESTSPPKPTIVVAGTVTKGDKDFPPEAVKVMHEKPVPKHDNRNPQMVHGVKIQQPRKQ